The proteins below are encoded in one region of Microbacterium pygmaeum:
- a CDS encoding YciI family protein, translated as MKFMMLVIADPTLYSEEETPITVDEWVQEYDGSGVRLDGERLRPPSAAKTVRRRNGKVTVTDGPFAETHEWIAGFDILECESLEDAVAVATRHPMATHGTIEVRAFWPFEG; from the coding sequence ATGAAATTCATGATGCTGGTGATCGCCGACCCGACCCTGTACTCCGAGGAGGAGACGCCGATCACGGTCGACGAGTGGGTGCAGGAATACGACGGCAGCGGGGTGCGACTGGACGGCGAGCGGCTGCGCCCGCCGTCGGCTGCCAAGACCGTCCGCCGTCGCAACGGCAAGGTGACCGTGACCGACGGGCCGTTCGCCGAGACGCACGAGTGGATCGCCGGCTTCGACATCCTGGAGTGCGAGTCGCTCGAGGACGCCGTCGCGGTGGCCACGCGGCATCCGATGGCCACCCACGGCACGATCGAAGTGCGCGCCTTCTGGCCGTTCGAGGGCTGA
- a CDS encoding isocitrate lyase, giving the protein MTTYTDDIQAIQRLTQQRGAGWDAINPEHVARMRAQNRFTTGLEIARYTAEIMRKDMAEYDADSSLYTQSLGVWHGFIGQQKMISIKKHLKTTNKRYLYLSGWMVAALRSEFGPLPDQSMHEKTSVPALIAELYTFLRQADARELDLLFTKLDAARVAGDETAVEFIQSQVDNHETHVVPIIADIDAGFGNPEATYLLAKKMIEAGACAIQIENQVSDEKQCGHQDGKVTVPHEDFIAKLTAVRYAFLELGIDNGIIVARTDSLGAGLTQKLAVSHRPGDLGDQYNAFLDVEEISQAELGNGDVVIKRDGTLVRPKRLASNLYQFRAGTGEARCVLDCITALRNGADLLWIETEKPHVEQIAGMVDEIRKEIPDAKLVYNNSPSFNWTLNFRQQVYDLLVEQGQDVSAYERADLMNVAYDGTELADLADQKIRSFQREGSARAGIFHHLITLPTYHTAALSTDDLAKGYFGDEGMLAYVEGVQRREIREGIATVKHQNMAGSDIGDNHKEYFAGDAALKAGGKDNTMNQFG; this is encoded by the coding sequence ATGACCACGTACACAGACGACATCCAGGCCATCCAGCGCCTCACGCAGCAGCGCGGCGCCGGCTGGGATGCGATCAACCCCGAACACGTCGCCCGCATGCGGGCGCAGAACCGCTTCACGACGGGCCTGGAGATCGCCCGGTACACGGCCGAGATCATGCGGAAGGACATGGCCGAGTACGACGCCGACTCGTCGCTGTACACGCAGTCGCTCGGGGTCTGGCACGGCTTCATCGGGCAGCAGAAGATGATCTCGATCAAGAAGCACCTGAAGACCACGAACAAGCGCTACCTCTACCTCTCGGGGTGGATGGTTGCAGCCCTCCGCTCGGAGTTCGGGCCGCTTCCGGACCAGTCGATGCACGAGAAGACCTCGGTCCCGGCACTGATTGCAGAGCTGTACACGTTCCTGCGTCAGGCGGATGCCCGCGAGCTGGACCTGCTGTTCACGAAGCTCGACGCGGCCCGCGTCGCCGGCGACGAGACCGCTGTCGAGTTCATCCAGTCGCAGGTCGACAACCATGAGACCCACGTGGTGCCGATCATCGCCGACATCGACGCGGGCTTCGGCAATCCCGAAGCCACCTACCTCCTGGCCAAGAAGATGATCGAGGCGGGCGCGTGCGCCATCCAGATCGAGAATCAGGTCTCCGACGAGAAGCAGTGCGGCCACCAGGACGGCAAGGTCACCGTGCCCCACGAGGATTTCATCGCGAAGCTGACCGCCGTCCGCTACGCATTCCTCGAGCTGGGCATCGACAACGGCATCATCGTGGCGCGCACCGATTCGCTCGGCGCCGGGCTCACGCAGAAGCTCGCCGTGTCCCACCGTCCCGGCGACCTGGGCGACCAGTACAACGCGTTCCTGGACGTCGAGGAGATCTCGCAGGCCGAGCTCGGCAACGGCGACGTCGTCATCAAGCGCGACGGCACGCTCGTGCGGCCGAAGCGTCTGGCCAGCAACCTGTACCAGTTCCGTGCCGGCACCGGCGAGGCGCGCTGCGTCCTGGACTGCATCACGGCGCTCCGCAACGGCGCCGACCTCCTGTGGATCGAGACCGAGAAGCCGCACGTCGAGCAGATCGCCGGCATGGTCGACGAGATCCGCAAGGAGATCCCGGACGCGAAGCTCGTCTACAACAACAGCCCGTCGTTCAACTGGACGCTGAACTTCCGACAGCAGGTCTACGACCTGCTGGTGGAGCAGGGCCAGGATGTCTCGGCCTACGAGCGGGCCGATCTCATGAACGTCGCCTACGACGGCACCGAGCTCGCGGACCTCGCCGACCAGAAGATCCGCTCGTTCCAGAGGGAGGGCTCGGCACGCGCCGGCATCTTCCATCACCTCATCACGCTGCCGACCTATCACACGGCCGCACTGTCGACCGATGACCTGGCGAAGGGCTACTTCGGCGACGAGGGGATGCTCGCGTACGTCGAGGGCGTCCAGCGCCGCGAGATCCGTGAGGGCATCGCCACCGTCAAACACCAGAACATGGCCGGTAGCGACATCGGCGACAACCACAAGGAGTACTTCGCCGGGGATGCGGCCCTCAAGGCCGGCGGCAAGGACAACACGATGAACCAGTTCGGCTGA
- the aceB gene encoding malate synthase A: MTTIATDFTSTSTSPTTSGIEVVGALRTRYDEVLTPDAIAFLAELHHRFAARRHDRLADRMRRRFEIGNGHDPQFRDDTRHIREDAGWQVAGAGPGLEDRRVEITGPTDPKMTINALNSGAKVWLADQEDATSPTWKNVIEGQLSLRDAIRGELSFTSPEGKTYAVTAEQTPTIVMRPRGWHLTENHIRYTDRTGRTLAASGSLVDYGLYFFHNATQLIASGRGPYFYLAKIESSEEAKLWDDIFTFSEDYLAIPHGTVRATVLIETLPAAFEMEEILYELRDHCAGLNAGRWDYIFSMIKNYRGRGARFVLPDRSQVTMTVPFMRAYTELLVQTCHKRGAFAIGGMSAFIPNRRDPEVTAQAFEKVAADKKREAGDGFDGTWVAHPDLIPVARAEFDAVLGDRPNQVDRRRPEVHVNAAQLIDVHIGLPISAAGVHGNVSVAVRYIEAWLRGLGAVAIDNLMEDAATAEISRSQVWQWIHQDRTTEDGTPITREYIEGLLTQVLAEVTRTDSDRYDDAVEVFRDVALKDDFPTFLTLTAYSRFLVDTE; the protein is encoded by the coding sequence ATGACAACGATCGCCACGGACTTCACGTCCACGAGCACCTCCCCCACGACGTCCGGGATCGAGGTCGTCGGAGCGCTTCGCACGCGCTATGACGAGGTCCTGACGCCGGATGCCATCGCCTTCCTCGCGGAGCTGCACCACCGGTTCGCCGCACGCCGCCACGACCGGCTCGCCGACCGCATGCGCCGCCGATTCGAGATCGGCAACGGCCATGACCCGCAGTTCCGGGACGACACCCGCCACATCCGCGAGGACGCCGGATGGCAGGTCGCCGGCGCGGGTCCAGGCCTGGAGGACCGCCGGGTGGAGATCACCGGTCCGACGGACCCGAAGATGACGATCAACGCCCTCAACTCGGGTGCGAAGGTGTGGCTGGCCGACCAGGAGGATGCGACCAGCCCCACGTGGAAGAACGTCATCGAGGGTCAACTGTCGCTGCGCGACGCGATCCGCGGCGAACTGTCCTTCACGAGCCCGGAGGGCAAGACGTATGCCGTGACCGCCGAGCAGACGCCGACGATCGTCATGCGCCCGCGCGGATGGCACCTGACCGAGAACCACATCCGGTACACCGACCGCACCGGTCGCACGCTGGCGGCGTCGGGGTCGCTCGTCGACTACGGCCTGTACTTCTTCCACAACGCGACGCAGCTCATCGCGAGCGGCCGCGGCCCGTACTTCTACCTCGCCAAGATCGAATCCAGCGAGGAGGCGAAGCTCTGGGACGACATCTTCACGTTCAGCGAGGACTACCTCGCGATCCCGCACGGCACCGTCCGGGCCACGGTGCTCATCGAGACGCTGCCGGCGGCGTTCGAGATGGAGGAGATCCTCTACGAGCTGCGCGACCACTGCGCCGGTCTGAACGCCGGCCGGTGGGACTACATCTTCTCGATGATCAAGAACTACCGGGGTCGTGGCGCCCGCTTCGTGCTCCCGGACCGCAGCCAGGTCACGATGACCGTGCCGTTCATGCGGGCATACACCGAGCTGCTCGTGCAGACCTGTCACAAGCGGGGCGCCTTCGCGATCGGCGGCATGAGCGCCTTCATCCCCAACCGTCGCGACCCGGAGGTGACCGCCCAGGCGTTCGAGAAGGTGGCCGCCGACAAGAAGCGCGAGGCCGGAGACGGCTTCGACGGCACGTGGGTCGCCCACCCCGACCTCATCCCCGTGGCGCGTGCGGAATTCGACGCCGTGCTCGGCGACCGTCCGAACCAGGTCGACCGCCGTCGCCCCGAGGTCCACGTGAACGCCGCCCAGCTCATCGACGTGCACATCGGGCTGCCCATCTCGGCCGCTGGCGTGCACGGCAACGTGTCGGTGGCGGTGCGCTACATCGAGGCGTGGCTGCGCGGGCTCGGCGCCGTCGCCATCGACAACCTGATGGAGGATGCCGCAACCGCGGAGATCTCGCGCAGCCAGGTGTGGCAGTGGATCCACCAGGACCGCACGACCGAGGACGGCACCCCCATCACACGGGAGTACATCGAGGGCCTGTTGACGCAGGTGCTCGCTGAGGTCACCCGGACCGATTCCGACCGGTACGACGACGCGGTCGAGGTGTTCCGCGACGTGGCGCTGAAGGACGACTTTCCGACGTTCCTCACGCTGACGGCCTACTCCCGCTTCCTGGTGGACACCGAATGA
- a CDS encoding helix-turn-helix transcriptional regulator has translation MSTAGNRDDLDLGDDDRDVDSLTIGRRIRQLRTARDMTLDDLARAVDRVPSQLSMIENGRREPKLTLLQSIARALGTNLDALLESEPLDERSTMEIALQRAMRGQTFQALGIPPFRIGKTVPDEALVAMLALQGEIERLRDERAATPEEARRANVALRKLMRTQNNYFPELEQQAKALLDAVDHPGGPLTQRTASDIAAHLGFTLHYVPDLPQTTRSVADIKNGRLYLSSRLTSKGDPRTAVLQALSSRILGHREPTSYAEFLRQRVETNYLTGALLIPEEHAVPFLREAKDRRAISIEDLRDGYSVSYETAAHRFTNLATVALGIPVHFLKVHESGTITKAYENDDVNFPTDQLGSIEGQMCCRRWTSRVVFDEHDHFNPYYQYTDTGNGTYWCTARVESSSEGAHSVSVGVRFDDTKWFIGRDTPNRGVSKHSVEVCCRRAPADLEAAWREQSWPNVRTPRTLLATLPTGAFPGVDTTDVYEFLEAHAPR, from the coding sequence ATGAGCACCGCCGGAAATCGCGACGACCTCGATCTCGGCGACGACGATCGAGATGTGGACTCACTGACGATCGGCCGCCGCATCCGCCAGTTGCGCACCGCGCGCGACATGACCCTCGATGACCTCGCACGCGCCGTCGACCGCGTCCCGAGCCAGCTGTCGATGATCGAGAACGGCCGGCGCGAGCCGAAGCTCACGCTGCTGCAGTCGATCGCGCGTGCGCTGGGGACGAATCTGGACGCACTGCTGGAGTCCGAGCCGCTCGACGAGCGGTCCACCATGGAGATCGCGTTGCAGCGCGCGATGCGCGGACAGACCTTCCAGGCGCTCGGCATCCCTCCGTTCCGCATCGGCAAGACCGTGCCGGACGAGGCGCTCGTCGCGATGCTTGCCCTGCAGGGCGAGATCGAGCGGCTCCGCGACGAGCGGGCCGCGACGCCGGAGGAGGCGCGCCGCGCCAACGTCGCGCTGCGCAAACTGATGCGCACGCAGAACAACTACTTCCCCGAGCTGGAGCAGCAGGCCAAGGCCCTCCTCGATGCAGTGGACCACCCCGGGGGTCCGCTCACCCAGCGCACGGCATCCGACATCGCCGCGCATCTCGGCTTCACCCTGCATTACGTGCCCGACCTGCCACAGACCACCCGCAGCGTCGCCGACATCAAGAACGGCCGGCTGTATCTCTCCAGCCGGCTCACCTCCAAGGGCGACCCGCGCACCGCGGTGCTGCAGGCTCTCTCCAGCCGCATCCTCGGCCACCGCGAGCCGACGAGCTATGCAGAGTTCCTCCGCCAGCGCGTGGAGACGAACTACCTGACGGGCGCCCTGCTGATTCCCGAGGAGCACGCGGTGCCGTTCCTGCGCGAGGCGAAGGATCGGCGGGCGATCTCCATCGAGGACCTCCGTGACGGGTATTCGGTGTCGTACGAGACCGCAGCGCATCGCTTCACGAACCTCGCGACCGTGGCCCTCGGCATCCCGGTCCACTTCCTCAAGGTCCACGAGTCCGGCACGATCACCAAGGCCTACGAGAACGACGACGTGAACTTCCCCACCGACCAGCTGGGGTCGATCGAGGGGCAGATGTGCTGCCGCCGCTGGACCAGCCGCGTCGTCTTCGACGAGCACGACCACTTCAACCCGTACTACCAGTACACCGATACCGGCAACGGCACCTACTGGTGCACGGCCCGGGTGGAGTCCTCCAGCGAGGGGGCGCATTCGGTCAGCGTCGGGGTCCGCTTCGACGACACGAAGTGGTTCATCGGCCGGGACACGCCGAACCGGGGCGTCTCCAAGCATTCCGTCGAGGTGTGCTGTCGCCGGGCGCCCGCCGATCTGGAGGCGGCGTGGCGGGAGCAGTCCTGGCCGAACGTGCGCACTCCGCGGACGCTGCTGGCGACGCTGCCGACCGGGGCCTTCCCCGGCGTGGACACCACGGACGTCTACGAATTCCTCGAGGCGCACGCGCCGCGATGA
- a CDS encoding PucR family transcriptional regulator, producing the protein MVVEAETPTLRTLLARRDLRLRLEGEETALDPDALQRPIRWVHSSDLADPTPFLSDGLALLTTGTQFQGAHEDAAVYVEYVRRLTARGVVGLGFGTEVVRDGIPPQLARACRQERMPLFEVPYRTPFIAVARAGAEAIAAQAYARRSWALAAQRAISLAALRPDGLGATLAELAKQLNTWVGMYDSSGALTREHPNALPSSTAHELQDSVGAVLRRGARAGSSLRIDGVPFTLQTLGRGGHLRGVIAIAAGDLDQEGRGVVTAVVAMAGLALEQQQGLDRARSLLRAGLLQSLRSGDPSLARRIARDLWGGLPVAPIVAAMTDAAAARSDALREWLELRADERRGGVFFGRGDDGLVLIVPVADESLLEEVADRFGVRVGVSDPSGYDAIAGAIEQARVARERGVSAVSHFSQTLRGGVLAVPPTPEGRAVAEAVLAPLRRYDLDHATNLLETVRVWLDHDCSHEASARALGVHRHTIRARIAAAERALEVDLGSFPARADVWAALRVSES; encoded by the coding sequence ATGGTCGTCGAGGCTGAGACGCCCACGCTGCGGACCCTGCTCGCCCGACGAGATCTCCGACTCCGCCTCGAGGGTGAGGAGACCGCCCTGGATCCGGATGCGCTGCAACGGCCGATCCGGTGGGTGCACAGTTCGGACCTCGCCGATCCGACACCGTTCCTCTCCGACGGGCTCGCCCTGCTGACCACCGGTACGCAGTTCCAGGGTGCTCATGAGGATGCCGCGGTCTACGTCGAGTACGTGCGCCGCCTGACGGCACGCGGGGTCGTCGGACTCGGCTTCGGCACGGAGGTCGTCCGGGACGGCATCCCACCGCAGCTCGCGCGTGCGTGCCGGCAGGAGCGGATGCCGCTGTTCGAGGTGCCGTACCGGACGCCGTTCATCGCGGTCGCACGGGCGGGCGCGGAGGCGATCGCGGCACAGGCCTACGCCAGGCGCAGCTGGGCCCTGGCGGCACAGCGGGCGATCTCGCTCGCGGCACTGCGGCCGGACGGCCTCGGCGCGACCCTCGCCGAACTCGCCAAGCAGCTGAACACGTGGGTGGGGATGTACGACTCGTCGGGGGCGCTCACCCGCGAGCATCCGAACGCGCTCCCCTCCTCCACCGCCCACGAGCTGCAGGATTCGGTCGGAGCCGTGCTGCGGCGTGGCGCCCGGGCAGGCTCTTCCCTGCGCATCGACGGCGTGCCGTTCACGCTGCAGACGCTCGGACGCGGGGGACATCTGCGCGGCGTCATCGCCATCGCCGCCGGCGACCTCGATCAGGAGGGGCGCGGCGTCGTGACGGCGGTCGTGGCGATGGCGGGCCTCGCGCTGGAGCAGCAGCAGGGCCTGGACCGCGCACGCTCGCTGCTGCGCGCGGGCCTCCTGCAGTCGCTGCGCAGCGGTGACCCTTCGCTCGCCCGCCGTATCGCGCGGGATCTGTGGGGTGGGCTGCCGGTCGCGCCGATCGTCGCGGCGATGACGGATGCCGCGGCGGCGCGCAGCGATGCGCTCCGCGAATGGCTGGAACTGCGCGCCGACGAACGGCGTGGTGGTGTGTTCTTCGGCCGCGGCGACGATGGTCTCGTGCTGATCGTCCCGGTCGCCGACGAGTCGCTGCTGGAGGAGGTCGCCGACAGATTCGGTGTGCGTGTGGGCGTCTCCGACCCGTCGGGCTACGACGCGATCGCGGGGGCCATCGAGCAGGCCCGCGTCGCACGAGAGCGCGGGGTTTCGGCCGTCTCCCACTTCTCACAGACGCTTCGCGGCGGCGTGCTCGCGGTTCCGCCGACGCCGGAGGGCAGGGCGGTCGCCGAGGCGGTCCTCGCCCCGCTGCGGCGGTACGACCTCGACCATGCCACGAACCTGCTCGAGACGGTGCGGGTGTGGCTGGACCATGACTGCTCGCACGAGGCATCCGCTCGGGCTCTCGGCGTGCACCGCCACACGATCCGCGCCCGCATCGCCGCCGCCGAGCGAGCGCTGGAGGTCGATCTCGGCTCGTTCCCGGCCCGCGCCGACGTCTGGGCGGCCCTGCGGGTCAGCGAAAGCTGA
- the gabT gene encoding 4-aminobutyrate--2-oxoglutarate transaminase, whose product MSTTELTSPTDTTPLGGPSLPQERRMLTPIPGPRSQELLARKADAVAAGVGHTVPIQAVAAGGGVVVDADGNSLIDLGAGIAVTTLGNAHPKVVAAVQAQVAQFTHTCFMISPYESYVGVAEALNRITPGDHAKKSALFNSGAEAVENAVKIARKFTKKQAVLAFDHGYHGRTNLTMALTAKAMPYKSGFGPFASEIYRSPLSYPYRDGLSGSDAAKRTISLIEKQIGADNLAAIIIEPIQGEGGFIVPAEGFLPALVDWCRANDVVFIADEVQTGFARTGAMFASELFGIVPDLITTAKGIAGGLPLAAVTGRAEIMDASHTGGLGGTYGGNPIACAAALAAIDAFENDGLIERANEIGTILVDRLTALQASDPRIGDVRGRGAMIAAEFVDAATGEPDAALTGAIAKACIAEGVIVLTCGTYGNVIRFLPPLSIPDDLLVEGLDVVAAALAAA is encoded by the coding sequence ATGAGCACGACCGAGCTGACTTCCCCGACCGACACCACGCCCCTGGGCGGGCCGAGCCTGCCGCAGGAGCGGCGCATGCTCACCCCGATCCCGGGTCCGCGATCGCAGGAGCTGCTCGCCCGCAAGGCGGATGCCGTCGCCGCGGGCGTCGGTCACACCGTCCCGATCCAGGCGGTCGCAGCCGGCGGCGGGGTCGTCGTCGACGCGGACGGCAATTCCCTGATCGATCTCGGAGCGGGAATCGCGGTCACCACGCTCGGCAATGCGCACCCGAAGGTCGTCGCGGCCGTGCAGGCGCAGGTGGCGCAGTTCACGCACACCTGTTTCATGATCTCGCCCTACGAGTCGTATGTCGGCGTGGCCGAAGCGCTGAACCGGATCACGCCCGGGGATCACGCCAAGAAGAGCGCGCTGTTCAACTCCGGCGCCGAGGCCGTGGAGAACGCCGTGAAGATCGCGCGCAAGTTCACCAAGAAGCAGGCGGTGCTCGCCTTCGATCACGGCTACCACGGACGAACGAACCTGACCATGGCCCTGACGGCGAAGGCGATGCCGTACAAGAGCGGCTTCGGTCCGTTCGCCTCGGAGATCTATCGTTCCCCGCTGTCGTACCCGTACCGCGATGGGCTGAGCGGGTCGGATGCCGCGAAGCGGACGATCTCGCTTATCGAGAAGCAGATCGGCGCCGACAACCTGGCCGCGATCATCATCGAGCCGATCCAGGGCGAGGGCGGCTTCATCGTCCCGGCCGAGGGCTTCCTTCCGGCGCTCGTGGACTGGTGCCGAGCCAACGACGTCGTTTTCATCGCCGACGAGGTGCAGACGGGCTTCGCGCGGACCGGAGCGATGTTCGCCAGCGAGCTGTTCGGCATCGTGCCCGACCTGATCACCACCGCCAAGGGCATCGCCGGGGGGTTGCCCTTGGCGGCGGTCACCGGCCGTGCCGAGATCATGGACGCCTCGCACACCGGCGGACTCGGTGGCACCTACGGCGGAAACCCGATCGCGTGCGCTGCGGCGCTCGCGGCGATCGACGCCTTCGAGAACGACGGACTGATCGAGCGCGCGAACGAGATCGGGACGATCCTCGTGGATCGTCTGACCGCGCTCCAGGCGAGCGATCCGCGCATCGGCGACGTGCGCGGCCGCGGGGCGATGATCGCCGCCGAGTTCGTGGACGCTGCCACCGGCGAGCCTGATGCGGCGCTGACCGGAGCGATCGCGAAGGCCTGCATCGCGGAGGGCGTGATCGTCCTCACCTGCGGCACCTACGGCAACGTGATCCGGTTCCTGCCGCCGCTGTCGATCCCCGACGACCTGCTCGTGGAGGGCCTGGACGTCGTCGCGGCCGCACTGGCGGCCGCCTGA
- a CDS encoding flavin monoamine oxidase family protein produces the protein MSEPNRTELTRDVVIVGAGAAGLTAANELRRAGLSVAVLEARDRVGGRLWTDVIDGAMLEIGGQWVSPDQDALIDTVAELGLETYSRYREGDSVYVGPDGTTHRFTGEMFPVAPETERVIAEITERLDAMVAEIDPDRPWAHEKAEEWDRISWDAWLRAQTDDDEAVRNLAFATGSAMLTKPTHTFSLLQSLLMAASAGSYSNLVDADFILDKRVVGGLQQVPLLLAERLGDDVHLGRPVRTLEWSGDGVTAIADGMTVRARFAILALAPVLYNRISFVPALPRLQHQMHQHLSMGFVIKVHAVYDTPFWREKGLSGTAFSPYELSHEAYDNTNHGDARGTLVGFVSDQHADDVFRLSAQERKDRILESLSHYYGPEAKEPVVYYESDWGSEEWTRGAYAASFDLGGLHRYGAQLREAVGPVHFACSDMAGAGYQHVDGAIRMGRLAASQIVDEARA, from the coding sequence ATGTCGGAGCCGAACCGCACCGAGCTGACCAGGGACGTCGTGATCGTCGGCGCCGGAGCCGCGGGCCTGACCGCCGCGAACGAACTGCGCAGGGCAGGGCTGTCCGTCGCCGTGCTCGAGGCCCGCGACCGCGTCGGCGGGCGTCTGTGGACGGACGTCATCGACGGCGCCATGCTCGAGATCGGCGGGCAATGGGTCTCGCCTGACCAGGACGCCTTGATCGACACCGTCGCCGAGCTGGGGCTTGAGACCTACAGCCGCTACCGCGAGGGCGACAGCGTCTACGTCGGCCCGGATGGGACGACGCACCGCTTCACGGGCGAGATGTTCCCCGTGGCGCCGGAGACCGAGCGCGTCATCGCCGAGATCACCGAGCGGCTCGATGCGATGGTCGCCGAGATCGACCCCGACCGGCCCTGGGCGCACGAGAAGGCCGAGGAGTGGGACCGCATCTCGTGGGATGCGTGGCTTCGCGCGCAGACCGACGACGATGAGGCCGTCCGCAACCTCGCCTTCGCGACCGGTTCGGCGATGCTGACCAAGCCGACCCACACCTTCTCGCTCCTGCAGTCGCTGCTGATGGCGGCCTCCGCCGGTTCCTACTCGAACCTCGTCGATGCCGACTTCATCCTCGACAAGCGCGTCGTGGGGGGCCTGCAGCAGGTTCCGCTCCTGCTCGCGGAGCGTCTCGGCGACGACGTCCACCTCGGGCGGCCGGTGCGCACCCTGGAGTGGTCCGGCGACGGCGTGACCGCGATCGCCGACGGCATGACGGTGCGGGCGCGGTTCGCGATCCTCGCCCTCGCGCCGGTGCTCTACAACCGCATCTCCTTCGTCCCGGCGCTGCCCCGCCTGCAGCACCAGATGCACCAGCACCTCTCGATGGGCTTCGTCATCAAGGTGCACGCGGTCTACGACACCCCGTTCTGGCGCGAGAAGGGACTGTCGGGCACGGCCTTCAGCCCGTACGAGCTCTCGCACGAGGCCTATGACAACACCAACCACGGCGACGCGCGCGGCACGCTGGTCGGATTCGTCTCGGATCAGCACGCCGATGACGTCTTCCGACTGAGTGCGCAAGAGCGCAAAGACCGCATCCTCGAGTCCCTGTCGCACTACTACGGACCCGAGGCGAAGGAGCCCGTCGTCTACTACGAGAGCGACTGGGGGAGCGAGGAGTGGACGCGCGGAGCGTATGCCGCGAGCTTCGACCTCGGTGGTCTGCACCGGTACGGGGCGCAACTGCGCGAGGCCGTCGGTCCGGTGCACTTCGCATGCAGTGACATGGCCGGCGCCGGGTATCAGCACGTGGACGGCGCCATCCGGATGGGCCGCCTCGCGGCATCCCAGATCGTGGATGAGGCCCGCGCGTGA
- a CDS encoding universal stress protein, translated as MSGRIVVGYTATDAGADAVALGARLAAASGAELDLVLVLPADERSVITPPDAGYDTHLRERATEWLRDASDMVGDLVSHRTHVRYGESFGDGLLLAATELGASHIVVGAANGGLRGKHRLGTVASELLHSSDVPVVLAPEGSRRIDASTGITRVTVAIGTRPGADVLLEEAVSLAAATQSELRLVSLVTVDLPAGIDTGVIRVVGAAHADDMLAQARSALSDDIDAEAVVASGDSIEDAVSHLGWEPGEIAVVGSSRLAQPRRLFLGSTAAKMLHELPVPMIVVPRTRATEGVTP; from the coding sequence GTGAGCGGGCGCATCGTTGTCGGCTACACAGCAACGGATGCCGGCGCTGACGCGGTGGCGCTCGGCGCGCGTCTGGCAGCGGCATCCGGCGCGGAACTCGACCTGGTGCTCGTGCTGCCGGCGGACGAGCGCAGCGTGATCACCCCGCCCGACGCGGGCTACGACACCCATCTGCGCGAACGGGCGACCGAGTGGCTCCGCGACGCCTCGGACATGGTCGGCGACCTCGTCTCGCACCGCACCCATGTCCGCTACGGGGAGTCCTTCGGGGATGGACTGCTGCTGGCAGCGACCGAGCTCGGCGCCAGTCACATCGTCGTCGGTGCGGCCAACGGCGGCCTGCGAGGGAAGCACCGGCTCGGCACGGTGGCCAGCGAACTGCTGCACTCCTCGGATGTACCGGTGGTCCTGGCTCCAGAGGGCTCACGACGCATCGACGCCTCCACCGGCATCACCCGGGTCACTGTGGCCATCGGCACGCGGCCGGGCGCCGACGTGCTGCTCGAGGAGGCGGTCTCACTGGCCGCCGCGACGCAGTCGGAGCTCCGCCTGGTCTCGCTGGTCACCGTCGACCTCCCCGCCGGCATCGACACCGGAGTCATCCGCGTGGTCGGCGCGGCGCACGCGGACGACATGCTGGCGCAGGCGCGCAGCGCACTGTCCGATGACATCGACGCCGAGGCGGTCGTCGCCTCCGGCGACAGCATCGAGGATGCCGTCTCCCACCTCGGCTGGGAGCCGGGCGAGATCGCCGTCGTCGGCTCCAGCCGCCTCGCCCAGCCCCGTCGACTGTTCCTCGGATCCACTGCCGCCAAGATGCTCCACGAACTTCCCGTCCCGATGATCGTGGTGCCGCGCACGCGCGCCACGGAAGGAGTCACGCCATGA